The following are from one region of the Oncorhynchus tshawytscha isolate Ot180627B linkage group LG24, Otsh_v2.0, whole genome shotgun sequence genome:
- the map10 gene encoding uncharacterized protein map10 translates to MFNQLIQRGISIQNGITGNSGLRVNPSNSCCSDTCRNGTMTEQLNNNETLFSFELLVEYIRIDKTRKCLNCSDELALGVRLLDFPTLLIYQPETSTPLLDQRHHEDEDIEKENQLYQAHDTFKYPFNKGKSCLFKTHLDSLHTHLSNTPLHAVVLDMRGEVPTLIGSSLVSLVRLIDCIRCDVEVHGISSPSSQGEKGLVDLFNLMGEKIGVLSLRYNLFSLGSSSLPHIPDNRVLPVGITHGTESMKPIEHLQVDRGKGTMQPLDLDIDNRPSKVLCQNIDINDKPSEIVVSEARQTVPVSTGTQTEHSRSKQHHRTLRVAAIDEEHDEGSLYVQPPSLYYSSSVEQQQENEPGHLDMESLRVEDLDLGNEETPDETQVPATDHRCRQRQDVVLESRGREERGQHQPQQMASILGEALRPLPLLNTLLVELAQLSGQSQTQLQQLFSVHPNLAWIYRPLTEPSNGQADWPQSQGLRDTTTSPQRGRQSPCPVVPELWVGPSPRVKNRPLQEQCSTTTQSSIRKTNWENTMSGNTVSKSSPKKKLGFGMTKTFRLRMKQVQPCGMKCHLHECRKQQTDKQTLKTKGHSRKSNNTNRQTDKPIDGRKLLNRNDILNEDIATSISSLDRDRGRQGNISTGTQQELTNTFTTSVNAEDFYCKRDDSSQRLPKQKPSSHSKQDSHSKLWVHIPSVDHTEEVLRSGEYDHGDSDSRGDGDETPRGSKPRPHLLDSGHKPHMSDTRRSPRLKHPHSASSSDRLDSVGAVEYLDDFSSLDPTDGDGFSPSTDLLSSPEPVSCRTRGRSAEPVGGGKTRGRSPEPVGGGTRDKTRSRVSGDHNSDGSSVSERSQRRRVAPPLPVPVKAETSPQRSLMNTHVIRPRIQDSVLSVSSDNSVGDTPASIHSVRSRTQLAARPCSGGAMRSGSGARITSTNRPGGTWSQGAKGSFSESLRASSQLSDIHTGYIPKEPTDRAPDRGYYVDTHTDSIHTQNSRTDRGYYVDTHTDSIHTQNSRTDRGYSVDTHTDSIHTKNSRSDRGYSVDTCISTDYNSSPESHKAEDIEEELTEEAGEELTEERGEELTGGRR, encoded by the exons ATGTTTAACCAATTGATTCAACGAGGGATCTCCATTCAGAATGGTATCACTGGCAACTCTGGGCTGAGAGTGAACCCGTCAAATTCTTGTTGCTCGGACACCTGTCGCAATGGCACAATGACAGAGCAATTAAATAACAACGAAACTCTCTTTTCTTTCGAACTATTGGTGGAATATATCAGAATAGACAAAACCAGAAAATGTCTAAATTGTTCAGATGAATTAGCCCTCGGTGTGAGACTACTGGACTTCCCAACTCTGCTCATCTATCAACCAGAAACGTCTACTCCACTGCTAGATCAACGGCACCATGAGGACGAGGACATTGAGAAGGAAAACCAGCTCTATCAAGCCCACGACACGTTTAAATACCCTTTCAACAAAGGCAAGTCGTGTTTGTTCAAAACCCACCTGGACTCCCTCCACACCCACCTATCCAACACTCCTCTCCATGCCGTGGTCCTGGATATGAGGGGAGAGGTTCCCACGTTGATAGGCAGCTCGCTGGTGTCTCTGGTCAGGTTGATAGACTGTATCAGGTGTGATGTGGAGGTTCATggtatctcctctccctcttcccaagGAGAGAAAGGACTTGTTGATTTATTTAATCTCATGGGAGAGAAAATAGGTGTTCTTTCTTTGAGATATAATCTGTTCAGTCTGGGAAGTAGTTCATTACCACATATACCTGATAACAGGGTATTGCCAGTTGGTATTACACACGGGACGGAATCTATGAAACCAATAGAACATTTACAGGTCGATCGTGGGAAAGGAACGATGCAACCACTTGACTTGGACATTGACAACAGGCCTTCCAAGGTCCTTTGTCAGAATATTGATATAAATGACAAGCCCAGTGAGATAGTGGTGTCAGAAGCACGGCAgactgttccagtttcaactggcACTCAAACAGAACATTCTAGAAGCAAGCAGCATCACCGAACACTCAGAGTGGCTGCTATCGATGAGGAACATGATGAGGGAAGCCTCTATGTTCAgcccccatctctttactacagcaGTTCTGTAGAACAACAACAGGAGAATGAACCAGGCCACTTAGACATGGAGTCTCTCAGGGTAGAGGATCTGGACTTGGGGAATGAGGAGACACCTGATGAGACACAGGTTCCTGCTACAGACCACAGGTGTAGACAGAGACAGGATGTGGTTCTGGAGTCTAGaggcagggaagagaggggacagCACCAACCCCAGCAGATGGCATCTATCTTAGGGGAGGCTCTGAGACCGCTCCCTCTATTGAACACCTTGCTGGTTGAGCTCGCCCAGTTGAGTGGACAGAGTCAGACCCAGCTACAGCAGCTCTTTTCAGTCCACCCCAACCTAGCATGGATCTACAGGCCACTGACAGAGCCTTCTAAtggacag GCAGACTGGCCTCAGTCCCAGGGCCTACGAGACACCACAACATCACcacagagaggcaggcagtcTCCTTGCCCAGTGGTTCCCGAACTATGGGTCGGACCTAGCCCCAGAGTGAAGAACAGGCCTCTTCAGGAACAATGCAGCACTACCACACAAAGTTCTATCAGAAAAACAAACTGGGAGAATACAATGAGTGGCAATACAGTGTCCAAGTCCTCTCCTAAGAAGAAGTTAGGTTTTGGAATGACAAAAACATTCCGCCTAAGAATGAAGCAGGTTCAACCTTGTGGGATGAAATGCCACCTCCATGAGTGCAGAAagcaacagacagacaaacagacactcaAGACCAAGGGTCATAGCAGGAAGTCCAACAACACTAACAGACAAACGGATAAACCTATAGATGGGAGGAAGCTACTCAATAGGAATGATATTCTAAATGAGGACATTGCGACTTCGATAAGTAGCCTAGACAGAGACCGTGGACGGCAGGGAAACATCTCAACAGGAACCCAGCAGGAACTAACAAACACATTCACAACTAGTGTCAATGCAGAGGATTTTTACTGTAAGAGAGATGACTCCTCCCAAAGATTACCAAAACAGAAACCATCATCCCATTCCAAGCAGGACAGTCACAGTAAACTGTGGGTGCATATTCCCAGTGTTGATCACACAGAGGAGGTGTTACGGAGTGGAGAGTACGACCATGGTGACTCTGACAGCAGAGGAGACGGGGATGAGACTCCAAGAGGCTCCAAACCCAGACCACACCTTTTAGACTCTGGCCACAAGCCCCACATGTCAGACACCAGAAGAAGCCCCAGACTCAAACACCCCCACTCAGCCTCCAGCAGTGATAGGTTGGACAGTGTGGGGGCAGTAGAATACCTGGATGACTTCAGCAGTCTAGACCCTACTGATGGTGACGGGTTCTCACCTTCAACTGACCTTCTCAGTAGCCCTGAACCTGTTTCATGTAGGACTAGGGGGAGGAGCGCCGAGCCTGTTGGGGGTGGGAAGACTAGGGGGAGGAGCCCTGAGCCTGTTGGGGGTGGGACCAGGGACAAGACGAGGAGCCGAGTGTCAGGTGACCATAACTCTGACGGCTCCAGTGTCTCAGAGAGAAGCCAGAGAAGAAGAGTGGCTCCGcctcttcctgttcctgttaAAGCTGAGACGTCTCCCCAGCGCTCCCTGATGAACACACACGTCATCAGACCTCGTATCCAGGACTCAGTCCTTAGCGTCTCCTCTGACAACAGTGTTGGAGACACGCCTGCATCCATACACTCAGTCCGCTCTAGAACTCAGCTGGCAGCAAGACCTTGTAGTGGAGGAGCCATGAGGTCTGGTTCTGGGGCTAGAATAACCTCAACTAACAGGCCTGGTGGCACTTGGTCTCAGGGAGCCAAGGGGTCTTTCTCTGAGAGTCTTAGAGCATCAAGCCAACTCAGTGACATCCATACTGGCTATATCCCCAAAGAACCCACGGACAGAGCACCAGACAGGGGATACTATGTAGACACCCACACTGACTCCATCCACACTCAGAACAGTAGGACAGACAGGGGATACTATGTAGACACCCACACTGACTCCATCCACACTCAGAACAGTAGGACAGACAGGGGGTACTCTGTAGACACCCACACTGACTCCATCCACACTAAGAACAGTAGGTCAGACAGGGGGTACTCTGTAGACACCTGCATCTCTACTGACTACAACTCCTCACCCGAGTCCCACAAGGCTGAAGATATAGAAGAGGAGCTAActgaggaggcaggagaggagctaactgaggagagaggagaggagctaacAGGAGGCAGGAGATGA